The region ATTAAAaacacattcacattcacagaAGAACCTTGaatcgtacatacatatgtatgacgTACCCATAACTTATCAATTTAGACATTCGGtcacaaaacccaaaaaaatagTACAATTAAATACAATTACTAGCTATTCGAATTCAATCGAAATGAATCTTAACatttaagtaaaaaaaaactttggTTTTGcaatttccacatttttgtaatttgtgaatcgaaatgaaaatatgaacatttttatggttttttctCCGTGTGTGGTCGTAGCAGTCATAGTGTAGTATTTTCAGGAATATTATCCATTTTCTAGTCTCTTTTGGCTGTTACATACCCCAACCACAGGCTCAATATACCCCGAAAACACAGCAGATATCTCTGAAGTGCAGACAAACAAAGTAGCAGACGGATGGATAGCGTAAGGTGAGGGGCATGGCATTTTCTACAACTTAAATGGCCGTCTAATTTGTGGGGCTTACACAATAATTACACCTTTTGCTTGGGATTCGAGGGATTCGGGAAGCGAGGGCCACTTTCGTGTGTCTGGGCGCGGGCGATGGCGACTCAAAGTAATTGGCTTTGAGAGCATCAGTTGCCATGGCATCTGCTAACTCTCACTCCTTTTGAGTTTATCTTTTGCTAACGAGAGATGATTCCTGGTTTATCCCCACACAGATATCCCCGTTGTGAGCCTGGAGCTGGGCACCAACTCCCTGAATGCTACGCTGCGCGAGGGCATCGATGTCTTCTTCGAGTGCAACATCAAGTCGAATCCGTGGATCTACAAAGTCAGTTGGCGGCACAATGTAAGTGGAAATGAGGGAGATATCCGATTTCGCCAATAAGTAGATCGAATAATGGTATTTCTCAAGTGCTGTTGAGACTACAACATGAACATGCTTTGAACagtaatttttaaataaaaaatgacaCGTTTTCTATGGAATAAGTCGAATGAAAAGAGGAGGCTCATTCACTGAATAATCAtctgcggaaaacttttccttttttgtggctgccttAAACACCatattattattgtaattCTCATTATATTTTGCCCATAAATTACCTTCTGCTGGGGGCTGGATCTGTAATTGTTGCATatttcaggtgtgccacaaaaattgaattctaaaacgaaaattgaatgCCACCCACACCGGCACATATAGAATTTGTTACTGAATTATCCCCCGCACTTGGGAAATTTATGCAGCCGGATGCCTAATTTATTCCGGCTTCCTCAATCAGCCGcacggccactgccactgccgttgcCAGGGGCATGCATCGTTCAACCGTTCAATGTTCAACGTATGCGGGGTGCCACATACCACATAAAAGTGTTATTAGCCtgagaaattaaatttatttcaattccCGGCAGTTATCCGTAAATTGAATTTCGATTTCacattttgcacattttcaatttgcgctTTCCATTATCCCGACTAAAATTTCCACTCGCTTTTTGCCTTCGTTTCTCCCGCAGGGTGCCATCCTAGCCAACAATCCCGCCGAAGGCATCGCCGTGTCCAACCAGAGTTTGGTGCTGCAGAACGCCAGCCGGGCCCGCAGCGGCATCTACACCTGTGTGGGGAGCAACCGGGAGGGCGACGGCGAGAGCAATCCCGTCCAGCTGGACATACGATGTGAGTAGTAGTAGTCCCCGAAGGACTGGAGCGAATTAATTAAAGGCCCGAACAAAGTGTTAATTTGCATAACATCTTAATCAAAAAGGAATTGCCATTTTTGTGATTGCAATTTGTAGCAAACACGTTGCACAATGCAATTACATCACAGTCGAGAGACTTGTCTGACTTATCCCATATCTTTTTGCCTGTCAGGGACGACAAATTGCTTCggataaataaaataaatcaattaaatggcATACCAGTTGTCCGCAGTTGGCCggaatgttgttgttgcaacaattcctttaaatatttaatgccatcccagaagcaaaagcagaatCAACTTCTGGATCTCTCTGGTTGCAGCCGTCGAATGTTTTGctttaattatgcaaatttcttgCCAATTCAATTTCATCTTTCGATTCCTGTACCTTTTTGCAGTTGCACCTGTCTGCCGTGGCGGCCAGAGGACAACTTACAGCTCCGGGCGCCACGAGACGGTGAAGGTGGCCTGCGAGATCGATGCCAATCCCATGGAGGCCACCTACGTGTGGAAGTTTAATGCCAGCCAGGGCGAAACCGTGGACATACCCGCCTCCCAGGTGGCCGTCGACAGGGGCAGGAGCATCGCCCACTACACGCCCATGACGGAGAATGTAAGTTCCACATCCGCATTTCCCCAACCCCTCTTGTACTTTTAGGGGTCATATAAATCAGCCCATCGCTGGGGTAGAGAGTGGAGGCGGACACATAATTTTCCAAACGAGTTGCGGTtttgaattttcaattaagaCTGAAGAGACGAGTGTCGCCATCGGCCATCGGCCATCGGCCATCGGCCAACGGTGTTGCATGTTACATTTTGCATGCATAAATTAAGCCAACGAAATGCATTGTCACTCAACCGGCACTACGGCTACCTGCTCCTGCTCATCCGTGTCCTTCTTTGCTTTTCCAGGACTACGGAACACTGTTGTGTTGGGCCACCAACGAGATTGGCGATCAAAGTGACCCCTGCGTGTACACAATAGTCCCTGCAGGTGAGTGTTGCATCCCTCTTCTTGGGGCACGGGGGTGAGGGAGTGCCATCCGCTTTTCATTTTGGTTCAGTTTTTGCATATGCTTTTGTTATTCCTGGGGGGATGACTCCCTTCAGTGCTTATTTGCCGATGACTTTGGCacttttggccattttggAACTCCTGGTCCTCCGTCTGGGATTAGACGGGAGCTGTGGCATATTGATTCTCGAGGCTGCAAAGCTGGAAAGCTGAAATATTGGGGGATATGCAATTTGCTGGCTCGTTGTTGATCTCCTATGCTATGCTGTGTGTCTCAGCAAGAATAATGGAAATAATCGAAATAATCGTTGGAttttctgctctcttttttctttctgtgtgtgttttccccGTCATAGGCGAACCGGATCCGTTGCTAAATTGCACGGTACTCAATCAGACATCGACGGGCTTCCAAATCGAGTGCATCGAGGGCTTTGACGGTGGTCTGCAACAGGAATTTATAATGGAGGTTTATATGAATGGAACGACACGCAATCCAAAAGTTTCCAGATTAAAGTGAGTGGAGCGAATTTgaaggaagaaggaagaaagcagagagagaaggaggcATGGAGATGTGCATAGAGACATCGAAATGGACACAGAGCAATCAGAATCACACGCCGTGTGACTTTTGCATTACAACAAACCCAACGATGCGTGGCATTGGGCAGTGGGATGCTCTGGACATGACCATGTCCCATGaaccatttcccatttcctcTTTTCGAATGTGCATTTCCATGTGATGCCTCTTggctcttgcctcttgcctcatGGCTCTTGGCTTTTTTGTGGTTATCGATTCGATTCCCCTTCCACGTTTTGCAGCCGACCGTACTTCGAGGTGAGCGGCCTAGTGCCCGGCATGGGCTACAATGTCTTCCTCATCGCCAACAACACCAAGGGACGGAGCAATGCGACCATTTTGCAGGTCTACACACTGAAGGATCCCGAAAAGCAGACGGGTGAGTGTCCTTAGGCAGGATCCTGGGTCCCCGCATTTGTCATTTCCCAAGGGGGAAATGGAACCAAAATTGAACCACAACTCGTGTGATGCGGGACTGGGTTTCTCTGtcttccgtttcgtttcggcgAAGTGCCCTACGTACGTTTGAAAATTTTCTGCATGTCCTGGGTtccggctgctggctgctggttcGTTTTCTGGGTCCTGTTCTGCCTATAAATTAATTGACGCTGGTTTTGCATTTACTGCTCTTTCATTTGTCttttaatttgctttaaaTTCCCTCACTTCCGCCTTTGACACTgtttcctttcccttttttgcTTTACGCTTTGTCCcttttcttatttttctttttctttatgtCTTCTTCTTCCTTTTCCCTATTTTGGCTTATTCTGTGGCATGCTTTCCAGTCAGAATCACATTTACAAAGTTCTATCAGGGACGCAGGCCCACAACCACCGCGATGGCCACCACCAGCGACTGCATATGCAATGAGGAGGAGTTCCTTGGAGTGGGGAAGGGCAAGGTCTTGGGCCACGATGCGGGCACGGCAGTGCAGGAGCAGGATGAGGAGCAGGCAGAAGGTAGCGGTGGCACCTATTTCtcaattatattttattaaatctAATTTcagttattatttttattattttgactTTATTCAGtagttttattaatttcttgtatgtatatttcttatcattatttatattatatttatttatttcaatatatttttattttactgcACTCTTAtaatatgcaattttttttagttatttacttttgaatactGCTTTCTTGAGTATTTTTCCTCTGCATGGAATCtgtataattttcatttaaacacacacacataaatccGGTGTCGAAgcgggatttattattttctttaccGCAATATTCGCCTATCCGTATCGTATGACACTGTGGGACTGTGGGACACCGAGACACAAATTAGTAACCTTAACACTGGTGGGGCTTACAGTGGACCCTCATACGAGAGTAGGGCACACATGCAGCTCATTAAAGCGACACTAAATTTGAGGCACGTGCGGCTGGAACTGGCAACAACAGATATCTATATGCGGCAGAGCCAAAGGAAGAGCCAGGAACCAAGAATGGAATGTAGTTAGCAGCTCATAAAACAATGCCAGGACGAaggggcagagacagagagaggacAGACAtaggaaaacaagaaaaatcaACATTAGTGTCCGAAGCTGAATATACTCTACTTCTATTAGCATATTAGCATACGAATAGATATACCCCTTACAGATGTAACATGCCTCACAAACAGTTTGAAAATAGTGTTATAGCCTTTCTGAAAGAGCACTCCAGCAGGAGCGTAAAAGGAAAGATTGTTCCGAGGGAGGGAGCACGACAATATAAAGAAATATGTATCCCGCGCTCATCCTACCATCTCTGGGGCTCTCTGTCGCcctctttttttctctcttccaTTTTATTACACATCCGCACCGCAGACCTGTCGCTGGCCTATGCACCCGTCATCGAGGATATCCGGCCTTTCCTGGGCATCCTAGCGGGCATTGTGGGCAGCGTGTTCCTGGTGGCGCTCATCATTGTGATTGTGGTGCGAGTGCGCGGCTCAACGGGACGCGATCGCAATAATTACTCGCATCCAggcagcggaggaggaggtggcactggcagtggcgcTACTGGCAGTGCGGGAATCGGAGGTCCTGGTGGCACCACcgccaatggcaatggcagtcTGGGCCTCCTCGCGAGCAACAATAATGGAAGTCTGGGCATCGGCGGCACCCTTGCCCACAATGGCGGACAATCAGTGCAGGATATGCATCGCATCGGCAGGGACACCTGCCACGTGACGAGCAGTCTGGATAGCATTGACAAGAATCCGGACATCATACCGCAAGGTGGGTTGGGTGAGTTCCACAGGTGCCCTGTGCCCCCATCGTCAAAGGTCTCTAgccttttctctctctctctctcttgtctcTCTCCCATCCCATTTCTCTTGCAACAGATGGCCACGACGTGGACGATGAGTGGACAACGAAGGGTCACAGTCGGGCCTATGCCACGGCTGCCCTGGCCGAACAGAACGCCGTCATTACCTCCAGCACCTATGATCACCTGATGCCCACGTATGCGGTGGTCGACAAGAAGACCGGGGGCCCGCCTCCCGGCCACGGCCCCTATATACAGTATAATACGCTTATACCCGTTAGCAAAATGGGCGCTTACGCCaatcaacatcagcagcagcaacagcagcatacaCATccgcaccagcatcagcaccagctaCAGGGAGTGCCGCAGCAACAGAAGGTACGAGCCCACGAGCCCCTAATCCGCTCTTAGTCGGCGGACAAACATTTAACCTTTTAACCCGTACCACATGTGGCAGAGACTCATCTTAATTTATGACCCAATGAACAGCACAGGTTGGAACCCATCCCTCTCCTAAGGAGGGGTTGGGGTTTGGTTTCGGGTCTCGGGTTAAGTGGTTTTTATAGCCAGTTTATTGTTTAAGCCACAATTGATGGGCAGCCGAATTCAATGCATGCTTTGCTGATTGAAGTTGCCCCAAAAAACACTGAAAGAACTAGGTTTCATTGGAAATTAATGGCTTCTAGGGATAGcaaaatgtatatgtatcagtatgtattttctatatatatttatctttaGAAGCTGCTGTCATTTCAATGGCAGAACGCAGAAGAAATATTTCCAACGAACCTTGAAGAAATGCTCCCTGAAGGTCGCCCAGagaaaagacaacaacaaaataatattcagagaaacagagagaggtagagaaaaagagagagaaaaaactaTAATTTGAAAATCATTTAAGTAGAAATTTCTACTCTGTATGTAAGGCCCCGCCCACACTTACACGCCCAGTGGGAGCTTCCAagtcagcagcagctctaGGAGCAAGAGCCACAGCTGCAGCAatataaattttccatttgcgaatttaataaaaataagttgCAGGCGgacagcagaagcagtagaggcagcagcagcaacggacTCCAAAGCAGAAATAGGTACAAGGAAAACCAGAGAAAACGCTAAGGAGCCAAAGGATGCGCGCATCCTGATGTGCCTTgtgtgtggctctggctccggtcTGGCCCTGGGTCTGCTTCAGCTGCTTCTGCACCAAAATGCAATAAGCGGCCAAGTGTTGAGGTTGGAAAGGGAGAATGTGCGAATGTGGCAAGGGAAAGCCAGAAgtaggagtgggagtggggacAGTGTTGGTTAGCTGTTGAAGGCAGACACATTACAAACAGGCGCTGCATATGGGGCGTTTCCCCGGAAAAACACTGGCAGACATCACTTCAAGTGAAGCCGATCAAAAACTGTAGTAATTATCCTTTAAAGCCAAAAGCAGGAAAGCGAGAAAAGTGGGAATCCAATGCTGCGGACAGACGTATTGATACGAGACCTTACCACCTGACAATTATCCAACTGATTGACGTTCCACACGTACTCTTATCTcaatctatatctatatcctCTCGTTTTTCCAGACTGAACTAAGCTACAGCGATTTGACAGCTCCGATGGTGGGCAGTGCCGTGGGCGTCCAGCGTTTGGCACCGTACTGCAGCGCCACATTGGGCAGGCCAGGCCGGGGTCAGACGGAGCTGAAGCGGGCCGAACCGAATATCTACTCGCAGGTAAATGTCATGATGGATGATGAGATACTGGCCGACCTCCAGGCGGCCACAGCGGCCGGTGGCACCTATGTGGCCGGGGCTGTGGTGGACAATGTGGGCGGCCGTGGTGgcgcctcctgctcctcggCTCTCTACCTACAAGGCTATGCCACGCGTGTGTAAGGGTTAGAGGGGGATCTGTCTCTTAAAtgatatgttttttttgttttgatttttgtgtgtattttcgTTTAATAAACTTGAAGAGACCCTGGGATTCAAGAGTGTTTCCGTTTAAGTTCGGTTGCTGTGGCAAGTgtaagctgaagctgcagctgcaagtGCGAGGacttttaattactttttacACAAAAGAGTCATAAGAAGAGAAAGGACCCTTCGGAAATCCATCAGATGCAACCCGAGACTGTGGAACAGACAGAGACACTCGTGGCAAATCAATAGAACGACAGCTGACATATACCccaaagagagaaaaaagaggatgcaatgccagcagcagcagcatcagaaaTATTCCTgaaaattacgcatacgcacgGGTGTACGATACGGAATTGAAGAGAAGGCAGAGGAGGATTCTATTAAGTGCAGAGTGATTCTGTTCAGGAGCTTAGGAGTGCAAAGGCAGAAGCTGTAATTCTGACAGATCTGTCAGATGATGAATGGGTAGGAACTAAACAGTTTAGAGCTTGAGGTATCTGTacgtttatttttgtgtgcctGAAACTCTCCGCAAGTTATGTTCCAATTGTCCAGCAAGGTTTCACAGAATATTCTTTGTCCTGTTTTCCTGCATTCCTGCTTCCCCAGCTCCCCTTCCCTACAATTATCGTAATGACTCAACTTATGGCCACAAGGTTCAATTGGCAGCACATGCACTTAAGTGGAACTTTCAGACATGGACCCGCAACAGGAGCACTACAGAAGCTGCGAGGGTACAACAGTTCTGGGCCAACCATTTCCACCTAATGACATTGTTTGGCTTTATTGTCATTTATTGGAGAGTTTTACACGACATGCAGGAGTTTTGCCAACAGCAGCTTCCAACCACCCCCTTTTTGCTGTTGGCCGTTTGATTTTGACCCTTATTTTTattggaaattattttaaattcgATTAAGTAGTCTGTTGGTTCTGTTGTGTTAGAGTTTTGGGCACTGATTACTTTGTCACTAAAAGTGTGTGTAACCAGAAATTTAGTTAAAATTAACTTAAAGTTTAATGTTTGGCAGGAAAATCTATTTAGAGGGAAATATTTCGCAACATTTCATCGATATGTACAGAAATGGAAAACTCGTTCGATATACAACATAAATTGGCCAGATTGTATAGAATAACTAGGTCTATAAGAGGTTTAGTTTCGAAATATCCTTCAAGTACAAAAAACTATAATCATAGTTATTAATGATGCAGCAACTGTTTTCAAGTTCAATCCAATGAATGAGCAAATCTAGACCAAAGACATATCTTAATCGAACCGTAAAGGTGTAATGTATTGCCTGTCGATTTTGTCTGA is a window of Drosophila pseudoobscura strain MV-25-SWS-2005 chromosome 3, UCI_Dpse_MV25, whole genome shotgun sequence DNA encoding:
- the side-VIII gene encoding uncharacterized protein side-VIII isoform X5, producing the protein MGQASLFCCHCCCLLVCLVLSTLNGPAAGATRVRVSSSTTMTRNIEEENALLLLLAGPPVLSESIMGTVGLLPCNVTPPIYEDRVALVIWYKVGLKTPIYSVDTRDSNFDRGTHWSDETYRERLSFNVTGRAGTLSIKSTTEDDTGEYRCRVDFQKSPTRNSKVNLTVIIPPESVIILDSKGATIKDHTLGPYNEGSAINITCVAIGGRPQPRVTWLHGNTIYKNASVGQSLSERRVGNVLSLARLERRNLHMQLTCRAENNNLTTPIISSVVLDMNLRPLIVKLQGENRPLSAGNSYQLSCVVIGARPAPTITWWKGSSPMKNTHEIANPDGNMTTSVLTFTPTIDDRGKFLSCRAEQSMIPESGMEDGWKLDIYHIPVVSLELGTNSLNATLREGIDVFFECNIKSNPWIYKVSWRHNGAILANNPAEGIAVSNQSLVLQNASRARSGIYTCVGSNREGDGESNPVQLDIRFAPVCRGGQRTTYSSGRHETVKVACEIDANPMEATYVWKFNASQGETVDIPASQVAVDRGRSIAHYTPMTENDYGTLLCWATNEIGDQSDPCVYTIVPAGEPDPLLNCTVLNQTSTGFQIECIEGFDGGLQQEFIMEVYMNGTTRNPKVSRLNRPYFEVSGLVPGMGYNVFLIANNTKGRSNATILQVYTLKDPEKQTDLSLAYAPVIEDIRPFLGILAGIVGSVFLVALIIVIVVRVRGSTGRDRNNYSHPGSGGGGGTGSGATGSAGIGGPGGTTANGNGSLGLLASNNNGSLGIGGTLAHNGGQSVQDMHRIGRDTCHVTSSLDSIDKNPDIIPQGGLDGHDVDDEWTTKGHSRAYATAALAEQNAVITSSTYDHLMPTYAVVDKKTGGPPPGHGPYIQYNTLIPVSKMGAYANQHQQQQQQHTHPHQHQHQLQGVPQQQKTELSYSDLTAPMVGSAVGVQRLAPYCSATLGRPGRGQTELKRAEPNIYSQIDLAHHPMPMYSTSPMFATNSTITGVTMSHPSQMATFSPTPPPPIFTHSVMTATGEGGLLQPVTCMGLVAATSSGAGQQHQQQHQHQHQTTANGGNGSIVGVNVGMSLYGSDVGKPQLLKTVPEEMHHQLNGEDVLIAQDRNHGTGTRF
- the side-VIII gene encoding uncharacterized protein side-VIII isoform X1, which codes for MGQASLFCCHCCCLLVCLVLSTLNGPAAGATRVRVSSSTTMTRNIEEENALLLLLAGPPVLSESIMGTVGLLPCNVTPPIYEDRVALVIWYKVGLKTPIYSVDTRDSNFDRGTHWSDETYRERLSFNVTGRAGTLSIKSTTEDDTGEYRCRVDFQKSPTRNSKVNLTVIIPPESVIILDSKGATIKDHTLGPYNEGSAINITCVAIGGRPQPRVTWLHGNTIYKNASVGQSLSERRVGNVLSLARLERRNLHMQLTCRAENNNLTTPIISSVVLDMNLRPLIVKLQGENRPLSAGNSYQLSCVVIGARPAPTITWWKGSSPMKNTHEIANPDGNMTTSVLTFTPTIDDRGKFLSCRAEQSMIPESGMEDGWKLDIYHIPVVSLELGTNSLNATLREGIDVFFECNIKSNPWIYKVSWRHNGAILANNPAEGIAVSNQSLVLQNASRARSGIYTCVGSNREGDGESNPVQLDIRFAPVCRGGQRTTYSSGRHETVKVACEIDANPMEATYVWKFNASQGETVDIPASQVAVDRGRSIAHYTPMTENDYGTLLCWATNEIGDQSDPCVYTIVPAGEPDPLLNCTVLNQTSTGFQIECIEGFDGGLQQEFIMEVYMNGTTRNPKVSRLNRPYFEVSGLVPGMGYNVFLIANNTKGRSNATILQVYTLKDPEKQTVRITFTKFYQGRRPTTTAMATTSDCICNEEEFLGVGKGKVLGHDAGTAVQEQDEEQAEDLSLAYAPVIEDIRPFLGILAGIVGSVFLVALIIVIVVRVRGSTGRDRNNYSHPGSGGGGGTGSGATGSAGIGGPGGTTANGNGSLGLLASNNNGSLGIGGTLAHNGGQSVQDMHRIGRDTCHVTSSLDSIDKNPDIIPQGGLDGHDVDDEWTTKGHSRAYATAALAEQNAVITSSTYDHLMPTYAVVDKKTGGPPPGHGPYIQYNTLIPVSKMGAYANQHQQQQQQHTHPHQHQHQLQGVPQQQKTELSYSDLTAPMVGSAVGVQRLAPYCSATLGRPGRGQTELKRAEPNIYSQIDLAHHPMPMYSTSPMFATNSTITGVTMSHPSQMATFSPTPPPPIFTHSVMTATGEGGLLQPVTCMGLVAATSSGAGQQHQQQHQHQHQTTANGGNGSIVGVNVGMSLYGSDVGKPQLLKTVPEEMHHQLNGEDVLIAQDRNHGTGTRF
- the side-VIII gene encoding uncharacterized protein side-VIII isoform X8, translating into MGQASLFCCHCCCLLVCLVLSTLNGPAAGATRVRVSSSTTMTRNIEEENALLLLLAGPPVLSESIMGTVGLLPCNVTPPIYEDRVALVIWYKVGLKTPIYSVDTRDSNFDRGTHWSDETYRERLSFNVTGRAGTLSIKSTTEDDTGEYRCRVDFQKSPTRNSKVNLTVIIPPESVIILDSKGATIKDHTLGPYNEGSAINITCVAIGGRPQPRVTWLHGNTIYKNASVGQSLSERRVGNVLSLARLERRNLHMQLTCRAENNNLTTPIISSVVLDMNLRPLIVKLQGENRPLSAGNSYQLSCVVIGARPAPTITWWKGSSPMKNTHEIANPDGNMTTSVLTFTPTIDDRGKFLSCRAEQSMIPESGMEDGWKLDIYHIPVVSLELGTNSLNATLREGIDVFFECNIKSNPWIYKVSWRHNGAILANNPAEGIAVSNQSLVLQNASRARSGIYTCVGSNREGDGESNPVQLDIRFAPVCRGGQRTTYSSGRHETVKVACEIDANPMEATYVWKFNASQGETVDIPASQVAVDRGRSIAHYTPMTENDYGTLLCWATNEIGDQSDPCVYTIVPAGEPDPLLNCTVLNQTSTGFQIECIEGFDGGLQQEFIMEVYMNGTTRNPKVSRLNRPYFEVSGLVPGMGYNVFLIANNTKGRSNATILQVYTLKDPEKQTVRITFTKFYQGRRPTTTAMATTSDCICNEEEFLGVGKGKVLGHDAGTAVQEQDEEQAEDLSLAYAPVIEDIRPFLGILAGIVGSVFLVALIIVIVVRVRGSTGRDRNNYSHPGSGGGGGTGSGATGSAGIGGPGGTTANGNGSLGLLASNNNGSLGIGGTLAHNGGQSVQDMHRIGRDTCHVTSSLDSIDKNPDIIPQDGHDVDDEWTTKGHSRAYATAALAEQNAVITSSTYDHLMPTYAVVDKKTGGPPPGHGPYIQYNTLIPVSKMGAYANQHQQQQQQHTHPHQHQHQLQGVPQQQKTELSYSDLTAPMVGSAVGVQRLAPYCSATLGRPGRGQTELKRAEPNIYSQVNVMMDDEILADLQAATAAGGTYVAGAVVDNVGGRGGASCSSALYLQGYATRIDLAHHPMPMYSTSPMFATNSTITGVTMSHPSQMATFSPTPPPPIFTHSVMTATGEGGLLQPVTCMGLVAATSSGAGQQHQQQHQHQHQTTANGGNGSIVGVNVGMSLYGSDVGKPQLLKTVPEEMHHQLNGEDVLIAQDRNHGTGTRF
- the side-VIII gene encoding uncharacterized protein side-VIII isoform X4 — encoded protein: MGQASLFCCHCCCLLVCLVLSTLNGPAAGATRVRVSSSTTMTRNIEEENGPPVLSESIMGTVGLLPCNVTPPIYEDRVALVIWYKVGLKTPIYSVDTRDSNFDRGTHWSDETYRERLSFNVTGRAGTLSIKSTTEDDTGEYRCRVDFQKSPTRNSKVNLTVIIPPESVIILDSKGATIKDHTLGPYNEGSAINITCVAIGGRPQPRVTWLHGNTIYKNASVGQSLSERRVGNVLSLARLERRNLHMQLTCRAENNNLTTPIISSVVLDMNLRPLIVKLQGENRPLSAGNSYQLSCVVIGARPAPTITWWKGSSPMKNTHEIANPDGNMTTSVLTFTPTIDDRGKFLSCRAEQSMIPESGMEDGWKLDIYHIPVVSLELGTNSLNATLREGIDVFFECNIKSNPWIYKVSWRHNGAILANNPAEGIAVSNQSLVLQNASRARSGIYTCVGSNREGDGESNPVQLDIRFAPVCRGGQRTTYSSGRHETVKVACEIDANPMEATYVWKFNASQGETVDIPASQVAVDRGRSIAHYTPMTENDYGTLLCWATNEIGDQSDPCVYTIVPAGEPDPLLNCTVLNQTSTGFQIECIEGFDGGLQQEFIMEVYMNGTTRNPKVSRLNRPYFEVSGLVPGMGYNVFLIANNTKGRSNATILQVYTLKDPEKQTVRITFTKFYQGRRPTTTAMATTSDCICNEEEFLGVGKGKVLGHDAGTAVQEQDEEQAEDLSLAYAPVIEDIRPFLGILAGIVGSVFLVALIIVIVVRVRGSTGRDRNNYSHPGSGGGGGTGSGATGSAGIGGPGGTTANGNGSLGLLASNNNGSLGIGGTLAHNGGQSVQDMHRIGRDTCHVTSSLDSIDKNPDIIPQDGHDVDDEWTTKGHSRAYATAALAEQNAVITSSTYDHLMPTYAVVDKKTGGPPPGHGPYIQYNTLIPVSKMGAYANQHQQQQQQHTHPHQHQHQLQGVPQQQKTELSYSDLTAPMVGSAVGVQRLAPYCSATLGRPGRGQTELKRAEPNIYSQIDLAHHPMPMYSTSPMFATNSTITGVTMSHPSQMATFSPTPPPPIFTHSVMTATGEGGLLQPVTCMGLVAATSSGAGQQHQQQHQHQHQTTANGGNGSIVGVNVGMSLYGSDVGKPQLLKTVPEEMHHQLNGEDVLIAQDRNHGTGTRF
- the side-VIII gene encoding uncharacterized protein side-VIII isoform X2 — translated: MGQASLFCCHCCCLLVCLVLSTLNGPAAGATRVRVSSSTTMTRNIEEENALLLLLAGPPVLSESIMGTVGLLPCNVTPPIYEDRVALVIWYKVGLKTPIYSVDTRDSNFDRGTHWSDETYRERLSFNVTGRAGTLSIKSTTEDDTGEYRCRVDFQKSPTRNSKVNLTVIIPPESVIILDSKGATIKDHTLGPYNEGSAINITCVAIGGRPQPRVTWLHGNTIYKNASVGQSLSERRVGNVLSLARLERRNLHMQLTCRAENNNLTTPIISSVVLDMNLRPLIVKLQGENRPLSAGNSYQLSCVVIGARPAPTITWWKGSSPMKNTHEIANPDGNMTTSVLTFTPTIDDRGKFLSCRAEQSMIPESGMEDGWKLDIYHIPVVSLELGTNSLNATLREGIDVFFECNIKSNPWIYKVSWRHNGAILANNPAEGIAVSNQSLVLQNASRARSGIYTCVGSNREGDGESNPVQLDIRFAPVCRGGQRTTYSSGRHETVKVACEIDANPMEATYVWKFNASQGETVDIPASQVAVDRGRSIAHYTPMTENDYGTLLCWATNEIGDQSDPCVYTIVPAGEPDPLLNCTVLNQTSTGFQIECIEGFDGGLQQEFIMEVYMNGTTRNPKVSRLNRPYFEVSGLVPGMGYNVFLIANNTKGRSNATILQVYTLKDPEKQTVRITFTKFYQGRRPTTTAMATTSDCICNEEEFLGVGKGKVLGHDAGTAVQEQDEEQAEDLSLAYAPVIEDIRPFLGILAGIVGSVFLVALIIVIVVRVRGSTGRDRNNYSHPGSGGGGGTGSGATGSAGIGGPGGTTANGNGSLGLLASNNNGSLGIGGTLAHNGGQSVQDMHRIGRDTCHVTSSLDSIDKNPDIIPQDGHDVDDEWTTKGHSRAYATAALAEQNAVITSSTYDHLMPTYAVVDKKTGGPPPGHGPYIQYNTLIPVSKMGAYANQHQQQQQQHTHPHQHQHQLQGVPQQQKTELSYSDLTAPMVGSAVGVQRLAPYCSATLGRPGRGQTELKRAEPNIYSQIDLAHHPMPMYSTSPMFATNSTITGVTMSHPSQMATFSPTPPPPIFTHSVMTATGEGGLLQPVTCMGLVAATSSGAGQQHQQQHQHQHQTTANGGNGSIVGVNVGMSLYGSDVGKPQLLKTVPEEMHHQLNGEDVLIAQDRNHGTGTRF